The sequence CTGGCCGGGGCCGATATCGCCCTGGTTTCCGAGGCCGGCACTCCGGGCCTGGCCGACCCCGGGGCACTGGTGGTGGAGCGGGCCCGACAGGCGGGCATCCCGGTGGTGCCGATCCCGGGACCTTCGGCTCTGGCCTGCGCCTTGTCGGCGGCAGGGCCTGGCTTTGTGCCCTTCCTTTTCGTGGGCTTTCTGCCCGCCAAGGTCGGGGAGCGCCAGGGGCTCCTCCGGGATCTGGCCCAGGAGCCCTTTGCCCTGGCCTGCTACGAGACCCCGCAACGCATCCTTGCCACCCTGAGCGACTGCCTGGCGATCCTGGGCGACCGGCCGGTGCTGCTGGCCCGGGAGATGACCAAGCTGCACGAGGAGATGCTCGTCGGCCGCCTGGCCGAAGTGTTGGCGCAGCTGGCCGGCCAGGAGCGGGTTCGCGGCGAGCTGGTGCTCCTCATCGGGGCCCAGCCCCGGCCGGACAGGCCATCGGCCGGAGCCGAAGTGCCGGCGATCCTGCGCTGGTATCGGGATCGGGGGGGGCTGTCCCTGAAGGATGCGGCCCGGCAGGTGGCCAAGGACCTGGGCCTGGCCCGGGGCGACGTCTACCGCCTGGCCTTGGACATCTGGCGGGAGCCGGGAGCCGGCGGGGACGGCGACGGCTGAGCAGCGGCCGCTGGCTCTGAATCACAGCCGGAAGGGCGTGGCCAGCATGCGGTAGCTGGCGATGAGGGTGAAGACCGCGTAGAGGCTGATGGCCAGCGTGGCCAGCCGGCGCTGGAGGGGCGGAATGACCCGACTGAGGCTCGCCG is a genomic window of Thermodesulfobacteriota bacterium containing:
- the rsmI gene encoding 16S rRNA (cytidine(1402)-2'-O)-methyltransferase, translated to MSASIAPGRLFVVATPIGNLEDITLRALATLRAVTLVAAEDTRTTRKLLARHGIHTPLVSCYKDREAEQADRLVRRLLAGADIALVSEAGTPGLADPGALVVERARQAGIPVVPIPGPSALACALSAAGPGFVPFLFVGFLPAKVGERQGLLRDLAQEPFALACYETPQRILATLSDCLAILGDRPVLLAREMTKLHEEMLVGRLAEVLAQLAGQERVRGELVLLIGAQPRPDRPSAGAEVPAILRWYRDRGGLSLKDAARQVAKDLGLARGDVYRLALDIWREPGAGGDGDG